The following proteins are co-located in the Diaphorobacter sp. HDW4B genome:
- a CDS encoding class I adenylate-forming enzyme family protein gives MQNILTLHNPQNARDYYLSGIWQQETLYTLARRHSRERPTSCALRDADVRLTWREVIDWVDSVAESLHRQGLKPGDRVGIWLPNVVQATIVFLACSRNGYVCCPSLHQNYTVEEICTLLNRIQCRALFAMPGYGADSDVNSIFDKMGHIPTMTAMYALPNTQSAVAQPPGNTQAFPDRQPPSALATPDLNPDKIVYLAFTSGTTGLPKGVMHSDNTLLANGRALVDDWGHTTDTTVLTLSPMSHHIGTVGLEQALVAGAEMVMTNLRAGKNALDWIVETGATYVMGVPTHAMDILQIARDRNLTSLGDVRTFYMAGSAIPKDVAQKFVRLGVTPQNVYGMTENGSHNYTIPTDTSETIVSTCGRACRGYEVRLWKQEDCDIEAEVGEIGEIGGRGGLLMLGYFSNQVATETSFNIHGWFMSGDLGIIDENGCIQIVGRKKDLIIRGGHNIHPARVEELAMRHPMVERAAAYPVQDERLGEKVCLAIVTRIGDVVDPQQMLEHLAEAGLSKYDMPEFFLKLEQFPLTASGKILKRSLVDMTARGELTPTPVRFKAKANAEA, from the coding sequence ATGCAGAATATTCTGACCCTCCACAATCCGCAGAACGCGCGGGACTACTACCTGTCCGGCATCTGGCAGCAGGAAACGCTCTACACCCTCGCCCGCCGGCATTCACGCGAACGGCCTACGTCGTGTGCGTTGCGCGATGCGGATGTGCGGCTGACATGGCGTGAAGTCATCGATTGGGTGGACAGCGTCGCCGAGTCGCTGCATCGTCAGGGCCTCAAGCCCGGCGACCGAGTCGGCATCTGGCTGCCCAACGTGGTTCAGGCCACCATCGTTTTTCTGGCTTGCTCGCGCAATGGCTACGTGTGCTGCCCATCGCTGCATCAGAACTACACGGTCGAGGAAATCTGCACGCTGCTCAACCGCATTCAATGCCGTGCGCTGTTCGCCATGCCGGGCTATGGTGCGGATTCGGACGTGAACTCCATCTTCGACAAGATGGGCCACATCCCCACGATGACCGCCATGTACGCGCTGCCCAACACACAAAGCGCAGTCGCACAGCCGCCAGGCAACACGCAGGCATTTCCTGACAGGCAGCCGCCATCGGCACTGGCAACGCCGGACCTCAACCCAGACAAGATTGTCTATCTGGCTTTCACATCGGGAACGACTGGATTGCCCAAGGGCGTCATGCACAGCGACAACACGCTGCTCGCAAATGGCCGCGCGCTCGTTGACGACTGGGGTCACACGACGGACACCACCGTGCTCACGCTCAGCCCCATGAGCCACCACATCGGAACCGTGGGTCTGGAGCAGGCTCTTGTGGCTGGTGCCGAAATGGTGATGACCAATCTGCGCGCAGGCAAGAACGCCCTCGACTGGATCGTGGAAACCGGCGCAACCTACGTGATGGGCGTGCCGACACACGCGATGGACATTCTGCAGATCGCACGCGATCGCAACCTGACATCGCTGGGCGATGTGCGCACGTTCTACATGGCTGGCTCCGCCATTCCGAAAGACGTGGCGCAGAAGTTCGTGCGCCTTGGTGTCACGCCGCAGAACGTCTACGGCATGACGGAAAACGGATCGCACAACTACACCATTCCCACAGATACGTCAGAGACCATCGTCTCCACCTGCGGCCGCGCATGCCGTGGCTATGAAGTGCGTCTGTGGAAGCAGGAAGATTGCGACATCGAAGCCGAAGTGGGTGAGATCGGCGAGATCGGCGGACGCGGTGGTCTGCTCATGCTGGGCTACTTCAGCAATCAGGTCGCCACCGAAACCTCATTCAACATCCACGGATGGTTCATGAGCGGCGATCTCGGCATCATCGATGAGAACGGCTGCATCCAGATCGTTGGTCGCAAGAAGGATCTGATCATTCGCGGCGGCCACAACATCCACCCGGCTCGCGTCGAAGAGCTGGCCATGCGCCACCCGATGGTCGAGCGGGCAGCCGCCTACCCCGTGCAGGACGAGCGCCTGGGCGAGAAGGTGTGCCTCGCAATCGTCACGCGCATCGGCGATGTGGTCGATCCGCAGCAGATGCTCGAGCATCTGGCCGAAGCCGGTCTGTCCAAGTACGACATGCCCGAGTTCTTCCTGAAGCTCGAACAGTTTCCGCTAACAGCCAGCGGCAAGATCCTCAAGCGCTCGCTGGTGGACATGACAGCGCGTGGCGAGCTCACGCCCACGCCCGTTCGCTTCAAGGCGAAAGCCAACGCGGAGGCCTGA
- a CDS encoding enoyl-CoA hydratase/isomerase family protein encodes MAMKLSYDGAFAIITLDRPDALNALQFQMLQAISDAVDEVAASNARALIIVGAGPKAFCAGADIKELMNRSLMEQRKGAQLGQQAFNKIAKLHIPSVAVIHGYAFGGGLELAMGCTFRIATARARMGLPEIKLGLIPGYGGTQRLPRLIGEARALEMVMSGKTVDATEADRWGLVNRIVEGDDPLALGQQFMSEFIGYSLPASQFAREAVVRGMETTVEEGLAVEADLSTLAYQTQDAVEGMTAFMEKRKPEFKDA; translated from the coding sequence ATGGCGATGAAACTTTCCTACGACGGCGCATTCGCGATCATCACGCTGGACCGCCCCGATGCGCTCAACGCCCTGCAGTTCCAGATGCTGCAGGCCATCTCCGATGCCGTGGACGAAGTGGCTGCATCCAATGCGCGCGCACTCATCATTGTCGGTGCCGGCCCAAAGGCCTTCTGTGCTGGCGCCGACATCAAGGAGCTCATGAACCGCAGCCTGATGGAACAACGCAAGGGCGCGCAGTTGGGCCAACAGGCATTCAACAAGATTGCGAAGCTGCACATTCCATCGGTCGCGGTCATCCACGGCTACGCGTTTGGCGGCGGACTGGAACTGGCCATGGGCTGCACCTTCCGCATCGCCACTGCGCGCGCACGCATGGGGCTACCAGAAATCAAGCTGGGACTGATCCCCGGCTACGGAGGAACGCAGCGTCTGCCGCGTCTGATTGGAGAGGCGCGCGCGCTCGAGATGGTGATGTCCGGGAAGACCGTTGACGCCACAGAAGCTGATCGCTGGGGCCTGGTGAATCGCATCGTTGAAGGTGACGATCCACTTGCACTTGGCCAGCAATTCATGTCGGAGTTCATCGGCTACAGCTTGCCCGCATCGCAGTTCGCCCGCGAAGCCGTGGTTCGCGGCATGGAAACGACGGTGGAAGAAGGGCTCGCAGTCGAGGCCGACCTCTCCACCCTCGCCTACCAGACACAAGACGCAGTGGAAGGCATGACCGCCTTCATGGAAAAACGCAAGCCGGAGTTCAAGGATGCCTGA
- a CDS encoding enoyl-CoA hydratase-related protein produces MSFTEILYEENGPIGTITLNRPHDGNMFTETMCHEVRDCINAIRRETRTRVIVITGAGDKFFCTGGRKDGMEDSTLYAGVLPTLEMYESIDRLQKPVIASVNGFAVGGGNVLQVVCDLTIAKESAIFRQVGPMVGSFDAGYGTWYLEDLVGKKRAKDIWYRNPKISAAEALDMGLINMVVPDDKLAEATREYALEIADRGAFALASLKSAFNARHGGVSGLSRMAHDLLLRGYLKTEEHDELAAAFAERRKPDASKFGQ; encoded by the coding sequence ATGTCCTTCACAGAAATCCTCTACGAAGAAAACGGCCCCATTGGCACCATCACACTTAACCGCCCGCACGACGGCAATATGTTCACGGAAACCATGTGTCACGAAGTTCGTGACTGCATCAACGCGATCCGTCGTGAAACGCGCACGCGCGTCATCGTCATCACCGGCGCGGGCGACAAGTTCTTCTGCACTGGCGGTCGCAAGGACGGCATGGAGGACTCCACGCTCTACGCAGGCGTGCTGCCCACGTTGGAAATGTATGAAAGCATCGACCGTCTGCAAAAGCCCGTCATCGCATCGGTCAACGGCTTCGCGGTCGGTGGCGGCAACGTGCTGCAAGTGGTGTGCGATCTCACGATCGCCAAGGAATCAGCGATCTTCCGTCAGGTCGGCCCAATGGTTGGCAGCTTTGATGCGGGCTACGGTACGTGGTATCTGGAAGACCTCGTCGGCAAGAAGCGCGCCAAGGACATCTGGTATCGCAACCCGAAGATCAGCGCGGCAGAAGCGCTGGACATGGGCCTGATAAACATGGTCGTGCCTGACGACAAGCTCGCCGAAGCAACGCGTGAGTACGCACTTGAAATCGCCGACCGCGGTGCCTTCGCGCTGGCTTCGCTCAAGAGCGCCTTCAATGCGCGGCACGGTGGCGTCTCCGGACTCTCCCGCATGGCGCACGACTTGCTGCTGCGCGGCTATCTCAAAACCGAGGAGCACGATGAGCTCGCAGCCGCCTTTGCCGAACGCCGCAAGCCCGACGCGTCCAAGTTCGGACAGTGA
- a CDS encoding CaiB/BaiF CoA-transferase family protein: protein MELLKTLPLAESGPGLQCLNGVRVLDFTTSVAGPYGTLLLADLGAEVIKVEKRKGGDDARSWGPPFLDGESLWFLSMNRNKQSMTLDLAHPDARHLVQELVRVADVVVLNSTQRIQTKLGLDYATLKQINDKLIHVSVTGFGLSGTRADLPCYDLIAEGYSGVMDLTGEADGPPQKVGTPAADLLAGQDIAMATMAALIERNKTGAGKQIDVSMVATMSRFMAPRIVPYLGSQEAPHRSGGTDSVIAIYQVFGTSDDPITLGLGNDAIWQRFWTAVGNPEYAKRVGFETNAQRRVERATIVKDIATLLRTQSRSHWLALFEQHRIPAGPINSIDQLVGDALLLESGLFFSTLGEKGLVPQVGLGVRFDGNSSVLRSAPPALGQHTERILKETLSMSSTSIAQLAQTAII from the coding sequence ATGGAATTGCTGAAGACACTCCCTCTCGCCGAGTCCGGCCCCGGACTGCAATGCCTGAACGGCGTTCGGGTTCTCGATTTCACGACCTCAGTGGCGGGCCCGTATGGCACCTTGCTGCTGGCAGATCTGGGCGCGGAAGTCATCAAAGTGGAGAAACGCAAGGGCGGCGATGACGCGCGAAGCTGGGGTCCGCCGTTCCTTGATGGAGAGTCGCTTTGGTTTCTCAGCATGAACCGCAACAAGCAGAGCATGACGCTGGACCTCGCGCATCCCGATGCCCGTCATCTCGTTCAGGAACTGGTGCGCGTGGCCGATGTGGTGGTGTTGAATTCCACTCAGCGTATTCAGACCAAGCTTGGCTTGGACTACGCCACGCTCAAGCAGATCAACGACAAGCTGATCCATGTGTCCGTCACCGGCTTTGGCCTCAGCGGCACGCGTGCCGATCTGCCTTGCTATGACCTGATCGCGGAGGGGTATTCCGGCGTGATGGATCTGACTGGTGAGGCGGACGGCCCGCCGCAGAAGGTGGGCACGCCAGCAGCTGACTTGCTCGCAGGCCAAGACATCGCCATGGCGACGATGGCTGCACTCATCGAACGCAACAAGACTGGCGCAGGCAAACAGATTGACGTCTCGATGGTGGCGACGATGTCGCGCTTCATGGCACCACGCATCGTGCCCTATCTCGGATCGCAAGAAGCGCCGCATCGCTCGGGTGGCACGGACTCTGTCATCGCCATCTATCAGGTCTTCGGCACTTCGGATGATCCAATCACGCTGGGCTTGGGCAACGATGCCATCTGGCAGCGCTTCTGGACAGCCGTCGGCAACCCCGAATATGCCAAGCGTGTGGGCTTTGAAACCAATGCACAGCGCCGCGTGGAGCGCGCTACCATCGTCAAGGACATCGCGACGCTGCTGCGCACGCAATCGCGCAGCCACTGGCTCGCCTTGTTTGAACAGCATCGTATTCCCGCAGGGCCCATCAACAGCATTGACCAACTGGTGGGAGATGCTCTCTTGCTTGAAAGCGGGCTGTTCTTTTCCACGCTGGGCGAGAAGGGCCTTGTGCCTCAGGTAGGCCTCGGCGTGCGCTTTGACGGCAACTCTTCCGTATTGCGCAGCGCACCACCCGCCTTAGGGCAACACACCGAGCGCATTCTCAAAGAAACACTTTCCATGTCGAGCACCTCCATCGCTCAACTCGCACAGACAGCCATCATCTAA